The genomic region AAGAAGCATGTAGAGGAAGGCGGCGAGGATGCCGCCCAGAGCCGCGAGCTTCTTCGCGTTGACGTAAAGCGCGAGCGCCGTCGCGGCGAACAGGAGCCGCAGCGCCGCGAACACCACGCCGCCGACGATCCCGACATGCAGCCCCGATACGGCGAGCAGGTGCGCGAGCCCCGCCTCGCGCAGCGCCGCGAGGTCTGCTTCCGGGATCGCCGCGCGCGCCCCGGTCAGAAGCGCGCCCGCGACCGCCCCTTCCGGCCCCGGAACGGACGCGGTGATGCGGTCGAGCACGATCTGGCGCAGACGCGCGAGGATGCGCGCGACACCGCCTTCCTCCCCGCGCGACAGGACCTCGACCGGCCCGAGAGCGACCCCCGTCGCGCCGAGGCCAGCGAAGAAGGCGGTGCGCTGGAAGTCGAACCCGCCCGGCACCGCCGGCGGGGCAGGGGGACGCAACAGGGCGCGAAGGCGAACCCGATCCCCCGGCGCAAGAGCGGTTTCGTCGCTCTCGCGCAGCCGGATGCGGAGCTCGCGCGGGAACGGCTCCTCCCCAAGCGTGACCGAGCCGAGCCGAACCCGTCGCCCTTCGGGCAGGGTCTCGGCCGCCTCGACCGTCGCCGTGACCACCACCGCACGCGTTGGCACCTCAGCGAGCGGGGGGAGAGAGGCGGTGCGCGCTTGCGCACAGGCGAAGCCCGCGCCGGCGGCGGCGAGCAGGAGGAGCAGAAGCCGCGGCAGCGCGAGCGCGCGCACCAGGACCGCAACGACGAGCGCCGACGCCGCGACGGTGGCGCCGATCCACCACGCCGGTTCGGAAGGAAGAGCAAAATAGGCGACGATCCCCGCCCCCATCGCCACCGGCACCCAGAGAAGGGTGCGCACCTCCCCTCCCAGCATGAGCCAGGCGGGCAGGGGACGGGCGAAGGCGGCAGCCGCCGCGAGCCCGGAGAGAGGCGGGGCGAAAGCCATTGGAGTGGTGCAACCTCCGCGCGCAGACTAGCGCATGCCGAGCGCGGCCGCGACGGTCGTGCGGCTCAGAACGCGACCTTGTCGCCGCCCTTTAGAGCGAGCAGCTCGCGCGCCTCGGCCGGCGTGGCGGGGCGCATGCCGAGCTCGCCCAAGATGCGCACGATCTTCGCCACCTGCTCGGCGTAGCCGTTCGCAAGCTCCCCGGGCCCGATCCAGAGACTGTCCTCGAGCCCGACGCGGACATGCGCGCCCTGGATCGCCGCGGCGGTGACGAGCGGGATCTGGCGCGCCCCTGCGGCGAGCACCGACCAGAGATAGGCGTC from Elioraea tepida harbors:
- a CDS encoding 3-keto-5-aminohexanoate cleavage protein; protein product: MWGTSYTLAHFLDRGLVTPPLFVQTIFGVRGGIGSHAEDLQHMKRRTDRLFGDAYLWSVLAAGARQIPLVTAAAIQGAHVRVGLEDSLWIGPGELANGYAEQVAKIVRILGELGMRPATPAEARELLALKGGDKVAF